ACGCGGACATACGAAGGGAATCGTTCTTCTAAGTGAGTAGGATAGACTGCTTTATACCTCTTTTTTTTATACCAGCTCGGGTCTTATTGCtagcctaaatttttttttttttgtttgtttttttttacataaattttgtatttaaagatAGTCAGAAACGAGAGCAAACATACTTATTCGCATGCAAGCTGACAAACTAGCTGTGCTTTAGCTGGAATCCTAAAGAACGAGTTAATCAAGATGACAGAATATGGTTTAAATACAATGCAATACCTTTGCACTGCCATTAGTCATTCTAACGCCTAGAGTCTAAAGTCTAGAGCAGTTTTAATCAATTGGATCAGCAaggacaacaaaactttttttttttttttaattgatccgATGTTAAATTACTAACGTGGTGTTAACTTGAATTTCTTCACCTTCACTTCAAGTGGAAGTACAGTTGCTGTGAGGAGAGCTGAGCATAATTCAGTCATGATATACATTCGAAGAGGTTGGTTTTCCTTCTCTTCcttatttctgtctgtctcttttccctctctgttttatgtttatgttgacGTTTTTATTTCTAGTTGGTCCCCTTGTGCTAcacaagagacagagagacaaaagTAAGTTATGTTTTTGAAGACATAGATGTCTCATTCAGAAGCGCAGTGCAATGTTTACTTTCCTGGTTACATTGTCTTGTATCACAATCCAGTCCCTGAAAAAGTGACTCTGAATGTAAATGTCTTCTTTGCATAGTTGACAGATGATAAAAGTTCTGCTCAGCTTTTAAAGTTGTTCGTGATGCCACAGTCCTCCTTAATAGAATTTATATAATTGTCTTCTATGTGGACTAATATCATTTCAGTTTTGTTGCATTACAAGTTCCTGATGATAAAACCATGACATGTCTGCTTAAACTGGTCAAACTAGTTTTGTGACATGGTAGCTTCTGTTTTGTTACTGGTCTAAGGTGGTCTAAAAGATCTAACCAGCTTAATCAAACATGTTCACCAGGTTGATCTCAGGCCATAAATGACCAATATGAtctaaaaccatgaaaaactgtaatatatcttgaattgtcttatttttttttactgaactcaCCCTATTAGGAGCAAGGTAATATGTGGACATTAAATCTACAGTCAAAGGTGAATACTACTGTAtaagataattatatataatcacaaataAATTGCTTTCACAGAAAAATTTAGATTCGTTTTCATGGTGGCTGCCCTCATAATATCCATAAGCCTAGTCCTCAGACTCCTGCAGACGAATCCTGAATTAACATTATCAAATTTAGTAGGTGAGTtacatttatgtgtatgtatgtactgtatgtttgtttttatgtatgttatgtatgcatttgttttttataattccTTCTATACAATCTATACAATGCATGTTTTATGTGTCTGTAAAACCCAGGAAGGTCAGTGGGCGGGGCAGCTTCTTTCCAACTGAAAACTGATAATCACAAAGATGATGGTAAGCAATTATCAAACAATCTGGTCTGGTACAGTGTAAAAAACGGGTATGCTTTTAAtgtctgtgtctgtatgtttTATCAGGTCCTAAAGGCAAATGTGGCCTTGCAAAACCGTGTCCTGGAAATGattatacatttaagatttaCAGTGGCGCAACAAACATCATTGGACCACAAATATGCTTTGAGGGGAAAATGTAAAGTTGTCAAATTTACAGTCTGTACTTTTagtgaataataaaatgaatgccaTAAGTGCTATTTAACAGAATTGAAACTAGTTCTGCCATCTTGCTTTAGGATAATAGAGAAAGACACACGAGGAAACCGACCAGGAATTAATATTGCTGTTGTCAATGGTAAGTATGTTGAGCTTtgtaattttgctttaaaaaagctGAATTAAAAAGGTACTATGTTTTGCTTTAGcttcacttttattattattatttttaaattcagtttattttgtttttatttattcattcaaacatgttttctttttgcataattcagtataatttgttttaaagttatttatttttgtctaatataaaaattttatattttttcatagaaatatttcttaaaggtataaatacaaatttttaacatttcttgtttacttttcataaaaaaattcagaaaaaacagGTGAACACGTCAGCACTGGCAGCTTCAATATGTGGAATGGAAGTATGTTGTATCTTTGCTTAGCTACACCATgctgttaattaataattttgcattatAAATACTGATTTGCATTCTCAGTTGCCATGTatgtaataaattttttgttgATGACAGAGGTTGAGGAGCTGATAGAGTTTCTGAAGTCAATCGAGGATGGTTCTCTTGTGTTGATCGCCACTTTTGATGATCCAGCCACAAAGTAGAGTAGAATTTCTATCTCTGTTTTCATCATGTATGTGCATCTTATCATGGTGTTGTCTCATCATGTCATAATGTATATGATTCCTTTATGACAGACTTAATGATGAAGCAAGGACACTTATTGCAGAGCTTGGAAGTTCATATATTTCCCAGTTAAAATTCAGAGATAATTGGCTCTTTGTGGGAGGGAAGAAAACTATAACACAAAAATTCACCCACTTATGTGCTCAGGATTCCTAAATCAACCAAAACACTTTCCAAATCCATGAAAACACTTTTCAGATCCATCAAtttctctcccttttctgtctttttcagcACATAAAGAATGACAGGGAAACCAATAAGTACGAAAGCTGGCCAGAAATGATTGAGATGGAAGGTTGCATACCTCGGATAGACTGATTTTTCCTACAGCACAATTTGATCTGCCAAATAATGCCTTTTAAATCAGGCTTCAGATGATGTTTTCGCATCTCAACAAGCTGAGCCACAATGCATTTCCGATGTGTTTCATGATATTTCAGACTGTCCTATTAATAGGCTATTTGTCTACTTTTGTGGACATAAGATTCTGTTAATATTTCTGAACTTTGGTGTTGAAACCTCTTATAACAGAGGTTATCCTGgacttatataatataatataacataacaacataatataatataatataatataatataaaaaatcattttaattttgatatagtaagtttatttttgttgtgttttttgaaaaggtgttttttaaaaataaataaataaatatataatatatatatatatatatatatatatatatatatatatatatatatatatatatatatatatatatatatatatataaaattaaagttataCTTTGATATTGTGTGATTTTGCTTCTTCAACAACTACAAATCCTTTcattaaatactttaaacaattttgcttttttcaccaattaaaaacaataaaaatttaaaacaaaaaaaaattacaaaaaataaaaaaaaaattataataataaaatacaaaacagacataacaataaaaacttgACACATTACAAAACAGACATGACGGAAGACATCACATGCGTAAATTGTGCGCAACGTTGAACTCCAAACTACACGAAGCCACTCCCATCAGTTCAGCGCAGGATGCACAGCGTCAAGTCATGGACCAGAATGGTGAGCTACGAGCTAATGTAACGAAGTATTTTACTGCAGCCTTTCGGTTTAAAATCCCAAAATGTTTCCGAGTGAAAGGTAACCGGCTGTCCAGTAAAGCCGCGAGCCCTTGCTGTCATTTATCCGTTTGTGTGTGCTgtcagtaaacacattttttttattggatgtAACGTTACGTTATCCAGCTAGCCGCTGACATGACCAAGTAAGTTAACGTTCGAGGAGCGCGCGTCCAGCAAGTGCCAGATTCAAATTAGAACCCCAAGAATCTATTTAAACACTGTAATAGTCGTTGGTTACTGTGTAAGGTATTGTATATGCGTTTTGGTTAAGACTACAACTCTGCACATCCTACGTAAGTTACGTTAAGTTACTCTTAGTTTAGTAAATTTAGCTTCTCCActttttattaagcacatttttATCACTGCTGAATAGCACAGGTCTCACTTTTATTATGTGTTCCTtagtttaataaattacattatactaATCCCTAATGTCTGTAGCAGTACTATATTGCCCGTTTTAAATAAAGGATTTCATTTTTCATATCCCAGATAGTATTGTGTAATGTAGTACTGAATTGTGTATCTATAATGTATCAGTAACTTAATATTGTGCTTGTTAATGTAGATGACTTTTTAATGATGTTATCTGTTTGCTTTTCCAGACAATGACCTTCAAGGAACTGATGGTTCGGGATCCCTTGGAGGTCTTGATGTTCGCAGACAGATCCCAATCAAGTTACTGTCGAAACAGACGGAAAGAGGCAAGCTGCCCACCCGACCCCAGCGTCCCGACACCAGACTGCCCTCAAAAAACGAAGAAGGTTGGTGTGCAGAAGAATGTGTTTTCATCTCGTTCACACTTACGCGTAAATCTGATGTGTTTTCTGGGCTGGTTTCCCAAAAGCAGCGTAAGCTTAAGTACATCGCagacccattgaaaccaatggAGCGACAGTCtacttaggcttacgatgcttttgggaaacgcaccccaagACTGTCTGTCAGATTGtagctattaaaataaaacattaaaataattagcaTCTTATATCaacattcataattttaatattataacatcactttattcaaaaacacaaataaataacattattgcTCTGTCagaccataaataaataaatgcaaataaatcacatattcaaataaatcacatttttgctCTGTCTGGATAAAACCGTAGTGgtgattaattattattgattatttttttgccatatattatttgtctttcttttatttatgaaCTTTTTTGTGATCTCCAGAGCCGTTCAGCTATAACCAAGAGGAAAGATTTGAGTGTAAATCTGGAGATGCTTATGGAAACCAGCGCAGATTCCCTCAGCCAATCTTCTGGGATTATAAGGTTACACATTTATCATCaattaattacaacaaattagattatgttttgaaaagtatttttctaataatgcaaatatttaatacaatattttaataattaatagcaTATTTGAAATGAGTGAGATCTGCTTATTTTTCTCAGCTCAACTTGATAGGAGTTAAAGATGACACTCCAATTCATTTTTGTGACAAGTGTGGTCTGCCCATAAAGATCTATGGGCGAATGGTAAGAAGGATGCTGAAGACcctaaaacattgtttatactGCTGGagatctttcattaaaaaaaaattttttttcttttttttcttcagattccCTGTAAGCATGTTTTCTGCTATGACTGTGCAGTGCACTACGAGAAGAAATGTGATAAGATGTGCCCTGGGTGAGTTTCTCCAACATCAGTTTGTTAAAGTGGATTTTATCTTGTTTTGAAATTTGAGTTATAGGTGAAAAACACAAAGTGTCTATTCCGGATATATACTGTAAAGTTTGAGTGAAGGTAGTGTTTTGTAAATTTCCCTAAATGTTGTCAGTGGGATGCAAACAAATCTGAAAATTTTAGTATGTTCCGTTTCCTTGCTAACGTCTGTAGGTGTTAGAATAAGAGGATGTGGTTCAGATGCAACGTGCTTGTCTTAAATATCCGAGATTGTTGTGGGAGTTGTACTATTAAGAGTACCTATTTCTATACATAGAGTGGACAGATGAAAGTAAAAAATCCATAGAATGGATTTTGATATGAAAACAATACTCATTCAgcaagctttatttaattagaacaactttattatcataatttatatcataaatcataattttaagttttatgtttatgtctaatgttattttggttttgtgaccatgaattttcacaaaaaataattagatgtaaactgtttaattaaataatttttttaataactcacTAGAGTACCAAAAATAGGCAAATTGTGTAGtcttatattttttaacattttaaggtTGATTTTCCAGAAGGGATGTCATGATAtacaatttttcaaatttttctgGACTATGATTTTAGTATTAAATTACTTTTGGTCATAATGGGATTTTCAGCAATATCggcataaatctttttttttgtgatggctgttttttgttttattagcaaaaaaaaaaaaaaaaaaatgtgtcatgtgtCAGTTATTagccattaaataaaaacaaattggcTATCACATAAgctagaattttaatatcagtgcataactgttgttgtggttttgtttgctATTTGGACATCAAACAGTcagtttgaattaattattataaattattaataagtcAGAAATGACTGTCTGTAATAGATTTTTTGCAAAGAGGAAACATTTGAGTGTAAATCTGGAGATGCTTATGGAAACCAATAATTgatgaattcaaaaaaaaatataaaaatgttatagcTAGCTGTGTTTAATTAGTCTATTGTGTACTAATTTGAACTGTCCATCAAGTAAACCTGTACTTAAATTTCTCCAGTAATCAGGCATCACAGTCTCAATATGACCTGTATATACTTCCATTATTATATAatctaaaagaaaattaaattagttgATAATTGCTTAGGTAGAAGTTACTATGATATATGTATGCCAGTAAATTATGTGAATTTATGCTGCTACTGTCCAAAAACTTTGTCTAGGGTGTTTCTAGTCTTTTAGAGGGCAATgtgaattacagttttttttttttttcttcattcttgaTGTAAATATCTCCAAATCTAAATGGAAATCataatgtgtaatattataaGTAGTGTGTGTCTAAGTCCACTTCCCATACTAAATCTTAAGTTCAGTCTGTCCCTCTATAGCTGTTCAGACCCAGTCCAGCGCATCGAGCAGTGCCTGCGCGGCTCCCTCTTCATGTGCAGCATCGTGCAAGGCTGCAAACGCACCTACCTCTCACAGCGAGACCTGCAGGCCCACATCAACCATCGCCACATGAGGGCCAGCAAGACCGGATCCTCTCGCCTGGATCCGCCACACCCGACTTTGGCCTCCAACCCACCAGACCGCTTCCGGTTTCCACCGCCTCCTCACCTGGCTAAAACACACCCTCTCATTCCTCACCCTGTGCAAGGCCACGATACCTACAACCATCCACTTCCAGCCTCGCCATCCGATCTTGGACCCTCCCCACGGCCCCTCCCCCCAGAGACCTTCCGAATCGCCACAGTGACTACACGTAAGCATAGCAACCTCATTACAGTGCCCATTCATGATGACTCGGGGAGCTCAGGCCCCTCCCCCCGTGAGCCACACCCACAGACTCCTCCCGGCCCGCCTCCACACCATCACCCTGGCGATTACGCCAGCCAACCAGTGGTGTCCCACCCACATCATATCATGCCTCCACCACAACAACCACATTACGGGCCTCCGCCACCCCCACCACCCCCTCTCAGCATCCCCATGCAGCACCCACCGCAGGGCTCAGCTACACCTCACATGGTTTACAACCAAGCACCACCCATGTCAACACCACCTCCACCCGGACACATCATCAGCCAGTTGCCACCCTACATGAATCACCCTCCACCTGGTCCCATTCCCCCAGTCAGTGCGCACCACTACAACCCAAACTCAGTGCCACAGGACCAAGGCACTCTTAGCCCACCTTTCACCCAACCAAGCGCCATGAGCCCGGGGATGTGGCCCAATCCTCATGGCCCCCATCCGCCCTGTATGCAGGGGCCGCCAACACAGGGACAGATGCCAGGGCCTCACCACCCCGACCAGTCACGATATAGACCGTATTACCAGTAGCATCCTGGCTTTGTCGGCTCTATCAGACAGTTTGACCATAGATGGATAACCATATCTAGTCAGAAACAACACTAAGCTGCCTGGGCTGTTTGTCTTCACTGATAACTTACAATATGATGATCCCCATTGCTGCCATTTTTGTACTAATGTCCCTCATTCAGGGAGATCCATGGAATAATGAATAGTTGAGTGGGGTGGGGGACTTTTTTtgaatttaacagttttgtttgaaacatttacatAATGTTGTATCCAACAACTGCAATAAATGAAACTTGAATTCTGTTCAGATTTATGGTTTGACATTCATTACTTCTGGGCACAAAGATTGAAGctagttaaagggataattcaccccaaaaaaattaattctgtcatttactcacccttatgtcatttcaaaccatgAAACACCAATTAAGTTATTTGGGAGGTATTTGGGCAgagtttaaattttttggtgaactatcccttgaataattataatttggGTTTATAAAGGCTTACATAAGTTACATAACTTTTACAGTCTGGACCAATACATGCTGTTTGCTGAAAGTCAGAGCTAGTccacagatttgagttgacagatttcacagaaaatcgtGTAGAGTATGATGGTGGCATAaactgatcttttatttttagtttcagactttgattccatctATGAAGATATCAAACATTATTCTAAACTGATTTcataacacattttgttttcattagtcATGCATCTCCTGGTAATGAGACgcatgtttctgcatgagtttgttgtgttcagaaTGATCTGAAAGTCTGTTAGCATGTGATCAGTCATTAAGTGTATGATGTACAATTGTTCTCTTTATAGCCAATTGCAAGATTGACAAgcatataatgtttatttagaaaTTGTGTAGTGTATTTCAGGCTTAAgtcaatttatcaaaattaagcaGTATGTAAAGAAATATGTGATCAGAGCACATACCATTGGTTATCAAATCAcatttgtaaaggtttttttttttttcttaatggtcAGACAATGTGTATTCCAGGCCACTTTgcaaattttcacttttcttCCCTCTTATCAACCATGATTTGATAAGTAATGTTTCCAGAATGTTAGA
The DNA window shown above is from Cyprinus carpio isolate SPL01 chromosome B25, ASM1834038v1, whole genome shotgun sequence and carries:
- the LOC109051046 gene encoding E3 ubiquitin-protein ligase Hakai-like isoform X2, yielding MRKLCATLNSKLHEATPISSAQDAQRQVMDQNGELRANVTKYFTAAFRFKIPKCFRVKDNDLQGTDGSGSLGGLDVRRQIPIKLLSKQTERGKLPTRPQRPDTRLPSKNEEEPFSYNQEERFECKSGDAYGNQRRFPQPIFWDYKLNLIGVKDDTPIHFCDKCGLPIKIYGRMIPCKHVFCYDCAVHYEKKCDKMCPGCSDPVQRIEQCLRGSLFMCSIVQGCKRTYLSQRDLQAHINHRHMRASKTGSSRLDPPHPTLASNPPDRFRFPPPPHLAKTHPLIPHPVQGHDTYNHPLPASPSDLGPSPRPLPPETFRIATVTTRKHSNLITVPIHDDSGSSGPSPREPHPQTPPGPPPHHHPGDYASQPVVSHPHHIMPPPQQPHYGPPPPPPPPLSIPMQHPPQGSATPHMVYNQAPPMSTPPPPGHIISQLPPYMNHPPPGPIPPVSAHHYNPNSVPQDQGTLSPPFTQPSAMSPGMWPNPHGPHPPCMQGPPTQGQMPGPHHPDQSRYRPYYQ
- the LOC109051046 gene encoding E3 ubiquitin-protein ligase Hakai-like isoform X3, which encodes MRKLCATLNSKLHEATPISSAQDAQRQVMDQNDNDLQGTDGSGSLGGLDVRRQIPIKLLSKQTERGKLPTRPQRPDTRLPSKNEEEPFSYNQEERFECKSGDAYGNQRRFPQPIFWDYKLNLIGVKDDTPIHFCDKCGLPIKIYGRMIPCKHVFCYDCAVHYEKKCDKMCPGLSLYSCSDPVQRIEQCLRGSLFMCSIVQGCKRTYLSQRDLQAHINHRHMRASKTGSSRLDPPHPTLASNPPDRFRFPPPPHLAKTHPLIPHPVQGHDTYNHPLPASPSDLGPSPRPLPPETFRIATVTTRKHSNLITVPIHDDSGSSGPSPREPHPQTPPGPPPHHHPGDYASQPVVSHPHHIMPPPQQPHYGPPPPPPPPLSIPMQHPPQGSATPHMVYNQAPPMSTPPPPGHIISQLPPYMNHPPPGPIPPVSAHHYNPNSVPQDQGTLSPPFTQPSAMSPGMWPNPHGPHPPCMQGPPTQGQMPGPHHPDQSRYRPYYQ
- the LOC109051046 gene encoding E3 ubiquitin-protein ligase Hakai-like isoform X1, producing the protein MRKLCATLNSKLHEATPISSAQDAQRQVMDQNGELRANVTKYFTAAFRFKIPKCFRVKDNDLQGTDGSGSLGGLDVRRQIPIKLLSKQTERGKLPTRPQRPDTRLPSKNEEEPFSYNQEERFECKSGDAYGNQRRFPQPIFWDYKLNLIGVKDDTPIHFCDKCGLPIKIYGRMIPCKHVFCYDCAVHYEKKCDKMCPGLSLYSCSDPVQRIEQCLRGSLFMCSIVQGCKRTYLSQRDLQAHINHRHMRASKTGSSRLDPPHPTLASNPPDRFRFPPPPHLAKTHPLIPHPVQGHDTYNHPLPASPSDLGPSPRPLPPETFRIATVTTRKHSNLITVPIHDDSGSSGPSPREPHPQTPPGPPPHHHPGDYASQPVVSHPHHIMPPPQQPHYGPPPPPPPPLSIPMQHPPQGSATPHMVYNQAPPMSTPPPPGHIISQLPPYMNHPPPGPIPPVSAHHYNPNSVPQDQGTLSPPFTQPSAMSPGMWPNPHGPHPPCMQGPPTQGQMPGPHHPDQSRYRPYYQ